TGAAAAAAGATACTGTGAATGCTTTCGATAAATATGGAATTTCAGCATTTCCTGTTGTTCTATGAAAATCTACATACCATAAGTCATATCCTCCAACAACCTCTTCTAATGAAACGAAGTTATCTACAATTGGCTCATCATTAACTACAACACATGAAGTTATCGAGACGGATAAAAATAGTGCGAAAAGTAATTTTAATGTTTTCATAAGTATCAGTTTTTACGGTTATACTAAGTACGTTTCAAAATGCATGCCAAAAAATAAAGCCGCTAATTTTAGCGGCTTTATTTTGATGTTTGAAATAGTTGTTTACTGCATCATTACTGGCTTTCCAGTCTTTACATTACCTATTTTAAAATACTTTGTTTTTTTACCTTCAATATAACTTATCACTGCTTCATTCTCTTTTAAAGTAAAAGGCATATCTTCCTTTTTTGTTGGAGCAGAATTCCCATACTCTTTACTTGCATCATTGTGCATTTGAGTATCATTTGAAACTGAGGTTGAATAAAAAATAGCAGAAACAACGTTCATTTTATTTTCTGTAAAAGTTCTAGTTTTAGCCTTCTTATTGTTATAAAACATACTATCGAACTTTATTTCTTTATCAGAAGAATATACAATTTTCACTTCAGTTCCTCCTGGAGAACCTGGTCTACCACCAATTCTTGAAACCGATGTTGCAGATTTAACATCGAAGGGAGCTGTGTTTTCTAATTTATAACTAGCACATTTTGTTAATGTAACTAATAAAAGTGGAAGTGAAAGTAATTTAAATAATTTCATATTTGTTGTTTTTCTTTTGAGTTTTCAAGATTTATACCAAAGTACAAATTTATATGAAACCTTTTTTATAGTTTTAATTTATGAATCAATTAAGTTATTGGGAAATTAAACAATGGTTTCAACAAGTGGATTTTACTATTGTTGGAAGCGGAATTGTAGGTTTAAATTGTGCATTATCTTTAAAAAAGAAGCAACCAAATGCCAAGATATTAGTTTTAGAAAAAGGAATGCTACCTCAAGGTGCTAGCACAAAAAATGCAGGTTTTGCTTGTTTTGGTAGTTTATCTGAATTGATTGATGATTTAAATTCTCATTCTGAAGAAGAGGTTGTAAATCTGGTAAGAAGAAGATGGGAAGGATTACAGTTTCTTAGGTCAAACTTAGGTGATGAAAACTTAGATTTTCAGCAAAACAAGGGATTTGAATTATTTGATAGTAAAGACTTGTATAATGAGTGTTTATCTAGAAAAGAAGAAATAAACAAATTACTACATCCTATATTTAAGTCTGATGTGTTTTCAGAAAGTACTAATGTATTTAAGTTCAAAAATGTAGAGGAGAATTATATTGTCAACCATTTTGAAGGCCAAATTGATACTGGTAAGATGATGTTCCACTTACTCAAGAAATGTCAGGAAAGTGGGATTAAGATATTAAATAATACTTCTGTGGATAATTTTGAAGACCATGGGAATCATGTATCCGTTCAAACTTCAGATATAACCTTTACTACGAATAAGTTAATGATTGCTACTAATGGTTTTGCGAAGCAGTTGATTGATCAAGAAGTGAAACCAGCTAGAGCTCAAGTTTTAATAACTAAACCTATTAAAAATCTTCATATAAAAGGAACTTTTCATTTAGAAAAAGGGTACTATTATTTTAGGAATATAGATGATAGAATTTTACTTGGTGGAGGAAGAAATTTAGATTTTAAAGCTGAGGAAACAACAGAATTTGCGTTAACAGAATTAGTTCAGAATAAATTAGACGAATTATTACAAACCACAATTTTACCAAATATAGATGCTGAAATTGATCACAGATGGACTGGCATTATGGGGGTTGGAACTCAGAAGAAAAGTATTGTAAAGCCAATTTCAGAAAATGTGTTTTGTGGAGTGAGATTGGGTGGAATGGGCGTTGCTATTGGAAGTTTAGTAGGGAAAGAATTAGCTGATTTGATATGAGTGTAAAAGAGCAACTTTTCAAAGAGTGTCAACTGTATGTTGAAAAACGCGAGCAAACCATTCGTGAAATCATGGCTTCAAACAAAAAGGCATTACTTTCTGAAACTAAAAGTTCAGCAGGTGATAAACATGAAACAGGAAGAGCTATGTTGCAATTGGAAATGGAAAAAGCAAGTCAACAAATAGGGGTAGTTCAACAAATGAAAGAAGTTTTACATCGAGTTAAAACCACTGAATCTTCAAAGGTTGTAAGACTGGGAAGTTTGGTTCAAACAGATAAAGCGAGGTATTACTTAACTATTAGTATTGGTCTTGTTTCAGTAAATGATGAGACGTATTTTGTGATTTCAAGTTCTTCTCCAATTGGGAAGTTATTGTTAGGAAAACAAGTAAATGATGTAATTCAATTTAACGGACAACAGATAAAAATTACTCAGATAGATTAAATTCTAAATGAATCTCCGAATTTATTTCAATTGCCATTGAGTTAGATAAGAATATTGGTTTTCCTTCTAATGTTACTTCAATTAACGAATAACTACCTTTAAAGTAATTGTTTTTAACAATCGCTTTATGTTCAGATTTGTCTGTTATTAAGATTTGATGAGGATATAACAACTTAAGCTCTCCATCAATTTCAATTTCATTTACATCATCAAATAAGGCAGCTACATATTTATGTTTAGGGAATTGATATAATTCACTTGGCTTTCCTTGAGCTAAAACTGCATGGTTTTTAATTACAATTAATTGATCTGAAAAAGAAAGTGCATCGCTACCATCATGAGTAGCAACAATACAAGCGATATTCTTTTCCTTTAAATATTGAAAAAGTTTTCTGCGTAGTGAGTTTTTCTTGAAGTTATCAATTTGACTAAAAGGTTCGTCTAATAAAAGTAGCTCTGGTTCTTTGGCTAATGCTCTTGCAATGGCAACTCGCTGTTGTTGTCCACCGCTCAACGTTTTTACTTTTACATTGGCAAATTCTTCCATTTCAATAACCTCAAGAAGTTCTTGAGTTCTTTGTTTGGCTTCTTCTGGAAAGAAACGAGATAAAAACTTTGAGATATTTTCTGCTACTGTTGTGAAAGGCATTAAATCGAAGTTTTGAGGAACGTATTTAAAGAATTCCATCCCAGGAACTAAATGGTATTCTGGACCTAAAATTTGATGATCATTCCAAAACAATGTTCCTTCATTTACATCTAATAAACCATAAATTACCTTAAGTAAAGTAGATTTTCCACAACCACTTTCTCCCATAACACTCAAATGCTCCCCTGGTTTTAAAGAAAGAGTTATATTGTTAAGTGTAGGTTTTTCTTTATCGTATGAGAAAGAAATGTTATTTACTTGTAGCATAACAGCAAAAATATGCAAACAAAATAAGTTAATCTCTTGAAAGAAGAGCTTTATCTATTGAGCAAATAAATTCATTGGAATATATTCGTTTTTGATGTGTGATTGAGTAAAATGAGAATCTAGATTTTACTTTAAAATTCCCATTTGAAACCTTGAAATTATAAGTGATTTTTTCTTTTGGTGCTAGGACAATATTATTTTCTTGTCTTTGGTTTTTATGTAATAAGGTATTCGCACATTTTACAATCTGTTGTTTCGAAATATTATATGAGATCCATTTACCCATATAATAAATTTGAAAGTTTGGTTTTCCATTATAATAGCTTACCTTATTTTTTGAAGAGTTGGAAAGAACTACAGTAATGTTGTTTTGATTTTTAACTTCAGAAGTAGCGGTTAATGAAACCTTATTTGAATTAGTTTGTGCAAAACTAAATTGAATAGCTAAAAGAATTAAAATGCGTAAGAATTGTCTCATATTTTAGTAAGACGATTTACACTAAAAATTGTTCCAAAAAAATAACCGATACTTTCGCATCGGTTATTTGTGAAAAATATTTTGAATAATATATTACCAGATTTTAACTCTATCTTCTGGTTTTAAATACATTTTATCACCTTCTTTAATATCGAAAGCTTTGTAGAAAGCATCAACATTCTTTAAAGGTACATATGCTCTAAAGTTTCCAGGAGAGTGAGGATCTGTTTTAATCTGATTTTTAATCGCTTCTGGACGTGCTTTAGTTCTCCAAATTGTTCCCCATGAAAGGAAGAAACGTTGTTCTGGAGTAAACCCATCAATTTCACCTGGACGACCATTTTTATCTAAGAAGATTTGTAATCCTTCATATGCAGCATTAACACCACCTAAATCACCAATGTTTTCTCCTAATGTGAATGTACCGTTTACGTGAACATCATCAATAGCAACTAACGCATCATATTGTCCGATTAAAGCTTTACCTTCTGCAGTAAACTTTTCTAAATCTTCATCAGTCCACCAGTTGTTTAAATTTCCGTCGGCATCAAAACGAGCTCCAGAATCATCAAAACAGTGAGAAATTTCATGTCCAATTACAGCACCAATTCCACCATAATTTACAGCTTCATCAGCTTGGTAATTGTAGAAAGGTGGTTGTAAAATAGCAGCTGGGAAAACAATCTCATTATTTACTGGGTTGAAGTAAGCATTTACCGTTTGAGGAGACATTCCCCATTCAGTTCTATCAACTGGTTTACCTAATTTAGCCATATCTTTATCGTAGTTCCATTTAGAAACATTAATTGCATTTTCAAAATAGCTTCCTCCTTGTTTTACGCCTTTTACTTGTAAAGCTGAGTAATCTTTCCATTTATCAGGATATGCAATTTTCACAGTTAAACGGTGAAGTTTTTCTAAAGCTTTTTGCTTTGTAGAGTCACTCATCCAAGACAATCCTTTGATACGCTTTTCAAAACCTAACATTACATTGTCAATCATTTCCTTAGCCTTTTGCTTAGCTTCTGGTGGGAATTTTTTGTCAACATATAATTTACCTAAAGCTTCACCAATAGAACCATTAACCGAAGCTAATGCTCTTTCGTTACGTGGTCTTTGAGCTTTAGCTCCTCTTAAGTCTCTACTATAAAACTCCCAGTTAGCAGTTTCTAAATCTGTAGATAATAATCCTGCTGCTCCATTGATTGCATTCCAACGTAAAAGTGTTTTCATATCTTCAACAGAACGTTCTGTGAAAATAGTATTGAAAGCTTTAAAATAATTAGGATCTGTAACGATTACCTTATCAATATTAGCAACTCCAATTCCTTTTAAGTGCGCATCCCAATCAATAGCTGGAGCTAAAGTTTGTAATTCCTCAACAGACATTGGGTTGTACATCTTTCTTGTATCACGTCTGTCTTCTTTTGTCATCATTGGTTTTGCTAAGCTGCTTTCAAAAGCAACAACAGTTGCTGCATTTTTTGTAGCAGTAGCCTCATCATCTCCTAATTTTTGGAACATTTTAGCTACAAAACCTTCGTATTTTTTTAGTTTCCCTTTTGTATCCTCATCTTCATCAACATAATAATCTCTAGATAATCCAAGTCCACCAGACCCTAAATAACCAGCATTAATTTTACTGTCTTTTAAATCATTGAATACACCAAAACCATAGAATGCACCACCACCATATGGAGCCATATTGGTAATATAATCTTCTACGTCTTTTTTAGTTTTGATTTCATCAATTTTAGCTAAATAAGGCTTTAATGGATCTAATCCTTGACTATTACGAGCAACAGTATCCATAATACTTTCGTAATAATTTACAGCTTTTTGCTGATCGCTATCAATTTCATTTCCTTGAGTATCCTTAATTTTTGGGAAATTACCTTGTTCAATAGCTTCGTTTAAAATTGTTAAAACATCAGCATCTGTTTGTTTACGTAATTCTCCAAAACCACCCCATCGAGTTCTATCGGCTGGAATTTCAGTTTTATCTAACCAAGAACCATTTACGTATCTAAAAAAGTCGTCTGATGGTTTCACAGACGTGTCCATATTCTCAAGTATAATACCTGGAATTTTTTCCGCGGTTTCGGCTTTTTCAGTTTTACATGCCGTAATACCTAAAGAGGCTACAGCAGTAAAAAGTAAAGCTTTTTTAAGTGTAATCATTATGAATTAATTTAAGGCTTAATTTTTTCTATTTTAGGGTTTGGTAAATCTTCAAATCCCATATTGTGTAATGTAAATCCGAAAATATCGGCATATTGTTCAATGGTTTTAGCAACAGGAGTACCCGCACCATGACCAGCATTTGTCTCTATTCTAATTAAAACAGGATTATCTCCTTTTTGTTTGTCTTGTAATTCAGCAGCAAACTTAAAACTATGAGCAGGAACTACTCTATCATCATGATCTCCTGTAGTAACCATTGTAGCAGGATATTCTACTCCTTCTTTTACATTATGAACTGGAGAGTATGCTTTAAGATATTCAAACATTTCTTTGCTGTCTTGAGCTGTACCATAGTCATAAGCCCAACCTGCACCAGCTGTAAATGTATGGTAACGTAACATATCTAATACTCCAACTGCTGGCAAAGCCACTTTCATTAAATCTGGACGTTGCGTCATAGTTGCACCAACTAATAATCCTCCATTAGACCCTCCTCGGATTGCTAAGTAATCAGATGAAGTGTATTTGTTTTCAATTAAAAACTCAGCAGCCGCAATAAAGTCATCAAATACATTTTGCTTTTTCATTTTTGTTCCAGCATCATGCCATTTTTTTCCATATTCACCACCACCACGTAAGTTCGGTACAGCATACACTCCACCTTGTTCCATCCAAACTGCATTGGCAATACTAAAGCTTGGTGTTAAGCTGATATTGAATCCTCCGTACCCGTATAAAATTGTTGGGTTTTTACCATTTAATTCTAACCCTTTTTTGTAGGTAATAATCATAGGAACTTTTGTTCCGTCTTTTGAAGTATAAAATACTTGCTTACTTTCAAAGTTGTCTGAGTTAAAAGAGATACTAGGTTTCCAGTATAACTCATATTTTCCATCGTTTGGATTGAATTTGTATGATGAACCAGGTGTATTATAATTTGTAAAAGAGAAGTATAGTTCTTTAGCATCTTTCTTACCACCAAAACCTCCAGCAGAACCAACTCCTGGTAATTCGATTTCTCTTATTAGTTTACCATCATAATCATATTGTAATACTTTTGAAACTGCATCTACCATATACTTAGCAAAGAAATAGCCGCTACCAGTAGAAGCGCTTAGTACATTCTCTGTTTCAGGAATAAAATCTTTCCAATTTTCTGGAATCGGATTTGATGCGTCAACTGTAACTACTTTTTGATTAGGAGCATTAAGATTTGTAACTAAATAAAGTTTAGAATCTTTATTAGCTGCTACATAAGTATCACTATCAAAGTTGTTGATGACAGTAGTGAATTTACTATTTGGTTTAGATAAATCCTTAATAAAAAGTTTGTTTCCAGAGGTAGATGTTGAAGCAGAAACAACTAAGTATTTATCATCATCAGTTAAGTATCCACCAACATATCTGTGTTTTTCTTCAGGAGTTGCTCCAAATATGATTTCATCTGATTTCTGAGACGTTCCTAACTTATGGTAGTACAACTTGTGTTGATCTGTTTTTGCAGAAAGTTCACTTCCTTTAGGTTTGTCATAACTTGAATAATAAAATCCTTCGTTACCTTTCCAAGAAATTCCAGAGAATTTTACATCGACTAAAGTATCTTCTTTAATCTTCTTAGATTCAACATCCATGATGATTATTTTCCTCCAGTCACTTCCACCTTCAGAAATTGCATAGGCAACGGTTTTTCCATCTTTAGAAAAACTAACACTACTCATAGAAGTTGTTCCATCTTTAGCAAACGTATTTGGGTCTAAGAAAACTTCTTCTTTTTGATCTTTGTCTTTTCTATATAAAACATAATGATTTTGTAAACCATTGTTTTTATAAAAATAAGTGTAATCACCTTCTTCAAATGGAACACCTACTTTTTCATAATTCCAAAGTTCAGATAAACGTTCTTTAAGTTGAGCTCTGTATGGTATTTTATCAAGATAATCGAAAGTAACTTCATTTTCTGCTTTTACCCAGTTTTCAGTTTCCTTACTTCTATCATCTTCTAACCATCTATAGTTATCGGTAACTTCAGTTTCAAAATAAGTGTCTACAACAGGTTGTTTTGTTGTTTCAGGATAGTTCAAGTCAATATTTTTTTTAGGAGATTCAGTCTTACAGGCAGTTAGAAGCACTGCTGCAAGTGCAGTTAAGACTAATTGTTTCATAATATATTAGGTTAATCTTTTCAAAATTAGATTAAAAAATGATAGAATTGTTACAATTTAAGAGGTTTTTAACATAAAAGAATAGATTTGTAATGTTATAAAATTATATCGTCTAACAATTTGAAAACATATTTATAAAACAATGACAGAATTATTAACTAGGAGTGAATTCGTAGAGAAAATATTTGACTATGAGAATAAAAAAGAATGGGACTTTCAAGGAGACGTTCCAGTTTTAATAGATTTTTACGCAGATTGGTGTGGACCATGTAAAATGTTAGCTCCTGTATTAGAACAGTTAAGTGATGAGTATGAAGGAAAAGTAAAAATTTATAAAGTTGATACTGAAGCAGAGCAAGAACTTTCTGCTGTATTTGGTATTCGCAGTATTCCTTCTATGTTGTTTGTTCCAGTAGGAGAAGACCCACAAATGGCGCATGGAGCACTTCCAAAAAACCAAATAGAAAAGATCATTTCGGATGTTTTAAAAGTATCTAAATAATGTTAAACTAATGATAATAAGTAGCAAATAATATAAATAGATATACAAACTATAAAACAATAGTTTACCAATCACACAAAAAACCCAACCATTTATACAAAATGCAATTGAGAGGTTTGAAGATGTCTATATATTTGCTGCGTACTTTTATGTATTCAACATTTACACAATCATAAATCGTAATATTGGGGATTATTCGAATTATGGAATCAAAAACGACGTTTCTCAGACGTCGTTTTTCTTTTTTACAAACTTTTTTACTTGCAACTTTTTTATAACTTTTTCTTCAAACTAGAATCCTAGCAAAATTAACTACTTAGCGAAAATTGATGCTTCTAATTATTTGAAAAACAAGAAAATAACGCTAGTCTGTAAAAGTGTTAAAATTAGAAGAATTTTATCATTTTGTTAAAAACTTCAAGGAGTTTGTGGAAAAGTATGGCTTTATTTTAGTCATAAAATTTCCAATCTTTGTACTTCCCCCCAAAAGAGAAAAAAAAACACGAAATTTAAATTATCAGATGGCTACTATAGAACCTATTTTACAAGAAAACAAGGACAGATTTGTTATTTTTCCAATCCAACATGACGATTTGTGGGAATGGTATAAAAAACAACAAGCATGTTTTTGGACTGCCGAAGAAATAGACTTACACCAAGATTTAGACGATTGGAATAATAAGCTTTCTGATGATGAGCGTTATTTCATTAAACACATTCTTGCATTTTTTGCTGCATCTGATGGTATTGTTAATGAAAACTTAGCTGAGAACTTTGTAAATGAGGTACAGTATAGTGAGGCGAAATTCTTTTACGGATTTCAAATCATGATGGAAAATATTCATTCTGAAACATATTCTTTATTAATTGATACGTATATTAAAAACGATGAGGAAAAAAATAGACTTTTTAAAGCTATTGAAGTTTTCCCAGCAATTAAAAAGAAGGCAGAGTGGGCATTAAAATGGATAGAATCTGATTCTTTTGCAGAAAGATTAATTGCTTTTGCTGCTGTAGAAGGAATTTTCTTCTCAGGATCGTTCTGTTCAATATTCTGGTTAAAGAAAAGAGGGTTATTACCAGGATTAACATTTTCAAACGAATTAATTTCAAGAGACGAGGGAATGCACTGTGATTTTGCCGTGCACTTACACAATAATCATCTAGTAAATAAAGTTTCTAAAGATAGAATTAAACATATTATTATTTCTGCTTTAGATATCGAAAGAGAGTTTATTACTGAATCTTTACCGGTTAGTTTAATTGGTATGAATTCAAAATTAATGACTCAGTATTTAGAATTTGTAACAGACAGATTATTGTTAGAATTCGGTTGTGAGAAAGAATACAATGCAACAAATCCTTTTGACTTTATGGAAATGATTTCTTTAGAAGGAAAAACAAACTTCTTCGAAAAGAGAGTTTCTGAATATCAAAAGGCAGGAGTTAAATCAGGGGGAACGGGCTCAATCAGTTTTGATGCTGATTTTTAAGCTCTACTATATATAAAATATCAACAAATAAAATAATTAAAATCTTGAGGGAATTTTTTCCCTTAGGGCTAACCTATATAAAACCAAAATTCATATGTATGTAGTAAAAAGAGACGGGAGAAAAGAACCTGTGATGTTCGACAAGATCACAGAGAGAGTAAAAAAGATGTGTTACGGATTAAACAAAATTGTTGATCCAGTGAAAGTTGCAATGCGAGTTATTGAAGGTTTATATGATGGAGTTACGACTTCTGAATTAGATAACTTAGCCGCTGAGGTAGCAGCAACA
This genomic window from Tenacibaculum sp. 190524A05c contains:
- a CDS encoding M13 family metallopeptidase; its protein translation is MITLKKALLFTAVASLGITACKTEKAETAEKIPGIILENMDTSVKPSDDFFRYVNGSWLDKTEIPADRTRWGGFGELRKQTDADVLTILNEAIEQGNFPKIKDTQGNEIDSDQQKAVNYYESIMDTVARNSQGLDPLKPYLAKIDEIKTKKDVEDYITNMAPYGGGAFYGFGVFNDLKDSKINAGYLGSGGLGLSRDYYVDEDEDTKGKLKKYEGFVAKMFQKLGDDEATATKNAATVVAFESSLAKPMMTKEDRRDTRKMYNPMSVEELQTLAPAIDWDAHLKGIGVANIDKVIVTDPNYFKAFNTIFTERSVEDMKTLLRWNAINGAAGLLSTDLETANWEFYSRDLRGAKAQRPRNERALASVNGSIGEALGKLYVDKKFPPEAKQKAKEMIDNVMLGFEKRIKGLSWMSDSTKQKALEKLHRLTVKIAYPDKWKDYSALQVKGVKQGGSYFENAINVSKWNYDKDMAKLGKPVDRTEWGMSPQTVNAYFNPVNNEIVFPAAILQPPFYNYQADEAVNYGGIGAVIGHEISHCFDDSGARFDADGNLNNWWTDEDLEKFTAEGKALIGQYDALVAIDDVHVNGTFTLGENIGDLGGVNAAYEGLQIFLDKNGRPGEIDGFTPEQRFFLSWGTIWRTKARPEAIKNQIKTDPHSPGNFRAYVPLKNVDAFYKAFDIKEGDKMYLKPEDRVKIW
- a CDS encoding ribonucleotide-diphosphate reductase subunit beta; this translates as MATIEPILQENKDRFVIFPIQHDDLWEWYKKQQACFWTAEEIDLHQDLDDWNNKLSDDERYFIKHILAFFAASDGIVNENLAENFVNEVQYSEAKFFYGFQIMMENIHSETYSLLIDTYIKNDEEKNRLFKAIEVFPAIKKKAEWALKWIESDSFAERLIAFAAVEGIFFSGSFCSIFWLKKRGLLPGLTFSNELISRDEGMHCDFAVHLHNNHLVNKVSKDRIKHIIISALDIEREFITESLPVSLIGMNSKLMTQYLEFVTDRLLLEFGCEKEYNATNPFDFMEMISLEGKTNFFEKRVSEYQKAGVKSGGTGSISFDADF
- a CDS encoding 3-oxoacyl-ACP synthase, with product MSVKEQLFKECQLYVEKREQTIREIMASNKKALLSETKSSAGDKHETGRAMLQLEMEKASQQIGVVQQMKEVLHRVKTTESSKVVRLGSLVQTDKARYYLTISIGLVSVNDETYFVISSSSPIGKLLLGKQVNDVIQFNGQQIKITQID
- a CDS encoding ABC transporter ATP-binding protein, whose product is MLQVNNISFSYDKEKPTLNNITLSLKPGEHLSVMGESGCGKSTLLKVIYGLLDVNEGTLFWNDHQILGPEYHLVPGMEFFKYVPQNFDLMPFTTVAENISKFLSRFFPEEAKQRTQELLEVIEMEEFANVKVKTLSGGQQQRVAIARALAKEPELLLLDEPFSQIDNFKKNSLRRKLFQYLKEKNIACIVATHDGSDALSFSDQLIVIKNHAVLAQGKPSELYQFPKHKYVAALFDDVNEIEIDGELKLLYPHQILITDKSEHKAIVKNNYFKGSYSLIEVTLEGKPIFLSNSMAIEINSEIHLEFNLSE
- the trxA gene encoding thioredoxin, encoding MTELLTRSEFVEKIFDYENKKEWDFQGDVPVLIDFYADWCGPCKMLAPVLEQLSDEYEGKVKIYKVDTEAEQELSAVFGIRSIPSMLFVPVGEDPQMAHGALPKNQIEKIISDVLKVSK
- a CDS encoding prolyl oligopeptidase family serine peptidase; translation: MKQLVLTALAAVLLTACKTESPKKNIDLNYPETTKQPVVDTYFETEVTDNYRWLEDDRSKETENWVKAENEVTFDYLDKIPYRAQLKERLSELWNYEKVGVPFEEGDYTYFYKNNGLQNHYVLYRKDKDQKEEVFLDPNTFAKDGTTSMSSVSFSKDGKTVAYAISEGGSDWRKIIIMDVESKKIKEDTLVDVKFSGISWKGNEGFYYSSYDKPKGSELSAKTDQHKLYYHKLGTSQKSDEIIFGATPEEKHRYVGGYLTDDDKYLVVSASTSTSGNKLFIKDLSKPNSKFTTVINNFDSDTYVAANKDSKLYLVTNLNAPNQKVVTVDASNPIPENWKDFIPETENVLSASTGSGYFFAKYMVDAVSKVLQYDYDGKLIREIELPGVGSAGGFGGKKDAKELYFSFTNYNTPGSSYKFNPNDGKYELYWKPSISFNSDNFESKQVFYTSKDGTKVPMIITYKKGLELNGKNPTILYGYGGFNISLTPSFSIANAVWMEQGGVYAVPNLRGGGEYGKKWHDAGTKMKKQNVFDDFIAAAEFLIENKYTSSDYLAIRGGSNGGLLVGATMTQRPDLMKVALPAVGVLDMLRYHTFTAGAGWAYDYGTAQDSKEMFEYLKAYSPVHNVKEGVEYPATMVTTGDHDDRVVPAHSFKFAAELQDKQKGDNPVLIRIETNAGHGAGTPVAKTIEQYADIFGFTLHNMGFEDLPNPKIEKIKP
- a CDS encoding FAD-dependent oxidoreductase, with protein sequence MNQLSYWEIKQWFQQVDFTIVGSGIVGLNCALSLKKKQPNAKILVLEKGMLPQGASTKNAGFACFGSLSELIDDLNSHSEEEVVNLVRRRWEGLQFLRSNLGDENLDFQQNKGFELFDSKDLYNECLSRKEEINKLLHPIFKSDVFSESTNVFKFKNVEENYIVNHFEGQIDTGKMMFHLLKKCQESGIKILNNTSVDNFEDHGNHVSVQTSDITFTTNKLMIATNGFAKQLIDQEVKPARAQVLITKPIKNLHIKGTFHLEKGYYYFRNIDDRILLGGGRNLDFKAEETTEFALTELVQNKLDELLQTTILPNIDAEIDHRWTGIMGVGTQKKSIVKPISENVFCGVRLGGMGVAIGSLVGKELADLI